The DNA sequence tttgaaatgagtaaaaaaacgGAATAATAAAGTGAAGGGGGAGATAAAAAACTTACaaccagttttttttcttttttataatgAGATTTCTTTAtccaatttgcattttatttcatgtatttcttttttttttattcaaaaatatcctccatgtttttgttttggttgacTTCTAATCCTCAGTTTTCCAGCtaacattaaccctcctgttctcctcatttacaggcaccaaaaaatattgtttctttgtctgaaaaaaatttaaaaattcagcaaaaaaaattcctcaaatttctgaaaatttccaaaaccttcaggaagaaaattccaataattccttaaaagtttcccttaaaagttttatttaaaaaaaaaaaaaaaatcccccaaatgtggcaagaaaattcttgtaaatattttcaaaaaattagtaaaaatcttccaaaaaagtcctaaaaatatctaaagtgattccatatatatcagtaaaacgtctaatatttcctttaagaacattcacataaaaatcaaccaaaatccagtgaaatttgctggattttggttgatttttttgtgaatgctttCTTAATGATTTTtaccttttcttcttttcagcaaaacatcaccaaaaaggaacacaaattgaccacaaagggacacatgACTTTCAAATGACAAGAGATgaacaaaaagtgacacaaagtaccacaaagacacacagaacaaccaaataataacacaaaatggcctcaaagagatacaaaaccactataaatagacaaaaaattagcataagttaatgtaaaatgatttttttttgtgaatgctcttaaagaaacattttttacttttctttttttttccaccaaaaaaatgttcaaagttttcccaaaaatgttgaaaatgtggacatcagaagtttcactgtaaactatatatttttttcccgtttctttaaaatgggtcaattttgaggcgcaggacgacacgagggttacgTGAATAATCTGACAGCTACAGCGTTTTCTCACCAGTCCGTTGGGCATggtctgctggttctggttgagGTACATGAAGTGCTGGTTGTATCCTGTGGCTGTAAAAACCCTCAGCTGGGGGAACACAGTGAACAGGAAGCATCTGGAGTCACCTGCAAACGCACAAGAATATACAAATGATGGAGATCTGAGAGAAAAGTCAAGTGACGGTCCGCAGTATTCAAACGAGCACCGTTACTTCCTCAAAGCGTCGTTTTGTTTATGActgttttaatgctgctgctggtgttacAGCGTCACGGGATTCACAGCCTCAATGTCTTCACATTAATCAGACAAACGagtatttgttgttatttgtgcAAATCAGATTAGTTTATTATTGTATAAAATGTTATTATAGCATTTTTAGGGATCATAGTTTATTAAAAACAAGGTCACATGTACCAGAACTGCAGTGTTTGTAGAAAGATATCTGCTGTTAtatcatttatttgttgtttctgtctgataGAGGAGCTGATTCACCTGGACAGTCACAAACAACAATGATTTTTAGTACACAGACTGATTTTGCAGTGTGGCATTGGTACTTTTATGGTATCTACAGTGTAGCATCAGCATATCTTTTGCATTTACAGTGTGCCATTATGATTTTTCCTAGGTTTATAGTGCAGTATTAGTACTTACACTTAGTACTTTTTCATGGTTTACAGTGCAGTACtagtatttttactgtgtttacagtgtgataTTAGTACTGTTATTGCTTTTACAGTGTGATATTATTACTTTTACTGGGCTTACAGTGTGGTATTagtatttttattgcttttactctgtaaaattactatttttactCAATTAGCAGCGCAGTATTAAAACTTTTCCTGGGTTTACAGTGTGGTATTGgtatatttactgcatttacaGTGTTATATCAGTACTTTTCCTGGGTTTACAGTGCAGTATTACTACTTCTACTGCGTTTACAGTGTGATATTAGTACTTTTACGTGGTTTACAGTGCAGTATTAACACTTTTCCTGGGTTTACAATGTTGTATTAATACTTTTACTTCTGTTACAGTGTCATATTAGTATTTATATTGCATTTACAGTGTGACATTAGTACCTTTCCTGCTTTTACAGTGTGACATTAGTACTTTTCCTGCTTTTACAGTGTCATATTGGCACTTTACTTAGTTTTCAGTGCAGTATTaatacttttatttgttttccagtGCAGTATGAGTACCTTTACTTGGTTTACAGTGCAGTATTaatacttttatttgttttacagtgcagtatgAGTACCTTTACTTGGTTTACAGTGCAGTATTaatacttttatttgttttacagtgcagtatgAGTACCTTTACTTGGTTTACAGTGCAGTATTAGTACTTTTACGTTGTGTTCTCTCACCCTGGAACTGTGGTTTGACCTCCCAGCCGTGGGAGGCGAAGCCCCCAAAGACGTGTCCTTTAGTGTCTTTGATGAGCAGCAGTGTTGGTCCTCGTTTGGTCAGGCCGCCCACCATCCTGGTGAAGCTCTCACCGTGCAGCCGCGTGGAGAACACCAgcctccagggggcgctgtagctgTCTGGTAGCTGCAGACAAGGTGAGAGATGCAATGACAGATCAACGTGTGAAAACAGAcatctttgtcatatttttgttgacCTGCCTAACTTCAACCTAATCAGTCATGATTCCTAAAAAAACTTgctgtttggtcattttgtgtctgtttatggtggttttgtgtctctttgtgggcttttttttgtctctttccagCTACTTTGTgaacaaaacaacttcaaaaagACGCGACAcccagaaacagacacaaatggccacaaatagatgcaaactgaccccacagagacacaaaacaaatgtaaacaagtAAAACATAActaaaaagtaacacaaaatgaccacaaagggacacaaatgACTTTCAAATGACAAGACTCACAGAACACCAAAAAGTAACACATAATGATCATTAATAGGCACAAAACCactataaacagacacaaaacaaacataaagtAACACATAATGATCGTtaatagacacaaaaccactatAAGCGGAtacaaaatgagaataaaataacacaaaatgaccattaaTAGGCACAAAACCActgtaaacagacacaaaacaaccataaagtaacacaaaattaccattaCTTGgaacaaaactactacaaatagacacaaaatgagcatgaagtaacacaaactgaaaacaaaggCACACAAATGAGTTTCAAAtgatgagacaaacaaaaaagcagcgCATAGtaccacaaagacacgcaaaacaaccaaaaagtaacacaaaatgaacattaataGGCACAAAACCACTATAAATGGACGCAAAACACCCATAAactaacacaaaatgaccacagagaaacaaaaccaaTACAAACTGACAGTAAATCACAAGTAAACAATGCATAAAATGATCGGAGAAAGACACAAATGGCATCAAAAAAATCACatgacaaccacaaagagacacagaacaacaatacacaagcaaaaacacaaaaagtgacacaaaattttcttaaagagacacaaaatagctacaaaacaatcatgaagtaaaacaaaatgacctcaaagagagacaaattaccattaaagacacaaacaaaaaaaaaactggcataAAACTgccagaaacagacacaaaactaccaaaaagcaacacaaaatgatgacaaagagacacaaaacagcgtTTTAGTCCTCCATGGCCGTAtgtaaatttgaattttaaaccATATACATGCTTTAAAACACTTTCTAAGGCCTTTCTTTGTACAGATTCtgatattttaaagctttttcttGACAGGTATTCAGTAAAAACCAGCTGAAATACATATTAAATCTACAtttaactgtataaaatgggtaAACCATGACAGGAACATTTCTATTAAGTCTGCTGAAGGAAACACAGGATGTGATGGTCTGGTGCTGAAATAAAACCCCACGGCTGTAAATCCACTGATCACATCGCTGCTGAACATGTAAAATATGATGTAAAACTGGTTCCTCTTGTCACAGCTTGAGTTACTGGGTTTCTGTTTCATTCCACCTGATCTGACTCAGTGCCGTTAGTTCCTGTTGAGGAAATCTAACAGGtcaaattacagaaaaacagcGACAACTTAAATTAGTTTGATCCAATccaacagcagaaacagaacagaagaagaaacagaagaagctgCAATGATGACTATAATTAGAGAAAAGAGTATAATGTAATGTATACTTTATAACCAAAAGTATGTTGACAGTTTACTTCAGCATctttaaaagcagagaaaaaactctaatgtgaggatttgctgcgTTTCTTGGACTTCTATGTcagcacaaacatttttttacagttcaaGACAAACCAAGGAAAGAGTTAAATTTGGACCAAAGGAGGCAGAACCATGAGAATGGAAAGGTCCAGCagacaaggagacacaaaatgaccagaaaaagacacaaaagaaccacaaagagacacaaactgccacaaagagacacaaaatgactgccaagagacacaaaggagtcacaaattaccacaaaaagacataaaatgaccacaaagaggtaTAACACaactgcagagaaacaaaatgccacaaagtcacaaatgaccaaaaaaagacataaaatgtccagaatcagacacaaaattctaataaaactaaataaactgaatatacaaaatgaccacaaagtcacaaattaccacaaaagtaCATAAAACGACCagaatcagacacaaaattatggaaaaaaaacaaacaaaatgaccacagaaacatATAAAGCAACTGCAAACTGACACAAATtaaccagaaaaagacaaaatgaccacgaaAAATCGTAAAATGACCTcagagagacataaaacaaaacaaagtgaccacaaagatgtataacacaactgcaaagagacataaaatgaccacaataagacaaaaaacaaccacaaagacacacaaaattaccacaaagctatacaaaatgaacacagagaaagaaaacaactgaaaaaagacacaaactacCAGTAAGACACTTAGAGTAACccttaaaatgcagaaaatgaccagaatcAGACACCAAAttatgacaaaactaaacaaaatgaccacacatcGGCACAAACTGAGCACCAATTataacaaaacaaccacaaaaagacataaaacaaccacaaacagacacaaactgaacacaaagagacataaaatgaccacaataagaagagaaacaaccacaaagatgcacaaaagagTCACAAAttaccacagaaagacagaaaatgaccagaagcaaacacaaaattatcacaaaactaaccaaatttccacaaaaagatacaaaacaaccgccaagagacacaaaatgaccagaaagagacacaaaatatcacaaaaaaaccaaccacaaacacaaagtgaccacaaacagacatatAACTGAAGACATAAATAGATGTACGTCTGCAGCCTGAATCTGTAGCGTTCCAGGGTTGTGTTCTTGTTGGGCACCGGACTGATAACctgtaaaactaaactaaaatacaGGGTTCTGTTCTGACCTGTGGAGCCACAAACATGAGCGTTGGCAGGTCCAGCAGACTCCTCAGATCCTTCCAGGGCGTCTCCCTGCAGGGCGGCAGCAGCGTCGGCGTCGGTCGGCCGCTCAGAGTCACGTCCAGACCTTCAGCCACCAGCATCTCCAGGTACACAGACACCTGCTGGACCCTGAAGATCCAGTCCTCCAGACAGGACACGTCACAGGAACCCTGGTCTGAAGGGGAAAGACGGGAGGACAGTCAACACCAACACACCTGAGCCATCCACAAAGCTCACATCCAGATGTTCACCTGAAGGTTTCAGCTCTGAACACATCTGCTCAGCCAGGAGCTTCACTCCCTCAGAGACGTCAGACATCCTGTCCGGCTTCCAGCCCTGCAGGCGCCCCCTATGGACCAGGATCTGAACCACAGCAGACACCAGGTCCTGGAGGAACTGTGGAGGAAGAGACGCAACATGACTAAAAACACATGCTAAACAGCTTATAAATAGATATAAAACAACAAgaagtaacacaaaatgaccatgaatacacacaaaaccactacaaacagacactaaatgacacaaaatcactataaacagacacaaaacaactagaaagagacacaaagtgacacaaaaccacatataaacagacacaaaacaacaaaaagaaacacaacatgaccatGAATACACACCAAACCAttataaacagacacaaaacaactgttaACAAGcataaaagaacagaaaagtaacataaaattaccacaaaatgatcCACATgagtttaaaaacacaacacaaacaaaaagatgcacaaactaccacaaagagacaaaccaacaaaaagcaacacaaatgatcacaaagtaacacaaatgactttaaaaagacacaaaatggccagaaagagacaaaaaacagccaaaaaatgacacaaaatgaccacaaacatacataaaaccACCATAAACAGACACTAGAAAGTATAATAACcagaaagcaacacaaaatgacctcaaagagacactaaGCCACAattaacagacacaaaacaacacaaaattaccacaaacatacacaaaaccaCTATAAACATACACAAAGTGACCATAAAGACATAAATGActtcaaaacaatacaaaatgagcagaaagatACATAAagcacttttaaaaacacacaagacaactaaaaagagacaaattacCACTTTGGAGGCTCAAATACACCTTGAAAGGTATTTTCTAAAGCCTTTCGTTGTAGAAATCttgatttttaatgatttttcttgCAGGTGTTCAGTTAAAAACAAGCGGAAAATGACCGAGTGGAGGTAAACTTGGGTAGATAATTCCTGCtcacctccaccacctcctgacAGGTGGCTGCTGCCCCGGAGGCCTGCTGGGAGGACATGGACATCACCAGAGGAGCTCGTTCTTCAGCCGTTCCTCTCAGGGTGTCGGCCAGGAAGACCACCAGCTGCTCTCTGCAGACTCCAGACTGGTGGCTTTTAGCGGTGGGTGCTGCCAGTCCGGCGTCGATGCTGCTCAGACAGCGGTAGATCCTCCTCACCATGGAGTCTGGAGCCACGCTGCCCACCGAGGActgaagaggagagaggaggtgaCACAAGTCTGGCAATTTCATATCCAGTTAGAGCACTGAGGTCCACCAACCAGATGCTCCTCAATGTTACAGGAAGTAGACAAAAGATTTgaaatataagtagaaaaataagtcctaaaaatatgaaaataagtagaaaaaaaatgaccgaAAATTATAAACTtaagcagaaaaatattaactaatattataaaaatacactgccattcaaaagtttgtggtcacttagaaatgtccttatttttaaaagaaagcattttttttccaatgaagataacattaaatgaatgataaatccagtgtagacattgttaatgtggtaaatgtctattctagctggaaacagctgatttttaatggaatatctccataggggtacagaggaacatttccatcaaccatcactcctgtgttctaatgctacattgtgttagctaatggtgttgaaaggctcattaatAGAGTAGAAAACCCtggtgcaattatgttagcacatggataaaagtgggagttttcatggaaaacatggaaaacttttcaacagtagcataaatatatatatatatatatatatatatatatatatattcagtgGCTCAGTACAGTCATATGctaaattaaaaggaaaaaaacaacaacagggaCAAAAGTAAttgtaatgaaacaaaaataaataaataaaatgttactaACTacaaatttaacatggtaaggAGACATGCAGTGCAGCCTGTCTATACCCTAAACagccaccagcaggtttgaaaggcttaatttctttttattgaaatACCACACATAttagagtcagaaactgtacaaacagCAAGAACTGTTAGATTTTCACCTTTCCGACAGTCCTAATTATGTGTCAAATGCGACTTTGTtggaaaacttaaccaaatctaagctaaaaactttgatatttaatcaaaatcaccttATTCTatacatcacatttaaaaattctccaaaaataaaccacttcCACCAGATTCCACATAAAGCCATTAATGACTATGCTACGACAGTCACGTGCaaaaaattctgagagttttcagGAGGATTACAAGCTGTGTTTTCACTAAACAGATGGGGCAGATTTTTATGcggaaacaaaaaaatctgagtggCAAAATATCTACAGCATGCAGAGCCACTATTTTTCCAGCATCAGTAACAAGTGTGGGCATTTGGGAAAATGTTACAGATGTGGAGTtcagttttcagtaaaataaataagcaaataatttgagttttgttcgtttttttatgttttctgtcatcccgtgtcattctgcacagaagacatttctgagttctctctccttctttgtggttgttctgtttccatagagaactttatactgcagtgagtaaaaatgacaggagagctcagagggttaaagaaacaGATGACTCTCACCTGCAGCATCTCCAGCGTCACAGTTTTCCCTGCaggtcctccagctcctcccaGCAGCCGGTCGAACACTCCCTCCACTACAGGACGCTCCTCTGGGCGGAACCGGGCCAGACGCTTCTGCACCACCACACTCTCCGTGTTACCCATGATGCTCTGGGGTCAGACAGCATGACAGAACATATAATGTCGTTATGTTCACAAACAGGGAGAACTGAACCCTTCACAGGCCCAGAACTAGATATGAAcaattaaaattacaatattattaaaaatatggACAAATGCAACATCCAGATCAAAGAGCTGCAATTTCTGATCAAAGCAAAGTGTTTCAAAACATTCCATTACAAATGAAGCATCGTGGTGCTACAGAGAAATCTGAAACAAATCCTGTTCTCAAGTTGTTCAGAAACATGCTTGTTTGGTACAAACTGCAGCAACAATCATCACTTTTATCTGTGTTTCAgtgaaaaagaaatgcaaaaattactcTTCCTGAAAATAAGAAGTCATGTATCTATCAAAATAATTGCTATAcatactgtttaaaaaatgctgtttaaaaaaCAGAGATCTAAGCAAATACAAACCAGACTGGAGCAGAACAgagaataaatcaaa is a window from the Amphiprion ocellaris isolate individual 3 ecotype Okinawa chromosome 3, ASM2253959v1, whole genome shotgun sequence genome containing:
- the meak7 gene encoding MTOR-associated protein MEAK7, whose protein sequence is MGNTESVVVQKRLARFRPEERPVVEGVFDRLLGGAGGPAGKTVTLEMLQSSVGSVAPDSMVRRIYRCLSSIDAGLAAPTAKSHQSGVCREQLVVFLADTLRGTAEERAPLVMSMSSQQASGAAATCQEVVEFLQDLVSAVVQILVHRGRLQGWKPDRMSDVSEGVKLLAEQMCSELKPSDQGSCDVSCLEDWIFRVQQVSVYLEMLVAEGLDVTLSGRPTPTLLPPCRETPWKDLRSLLDLPTLMFVAPQLPDSYSAPWRLVFSTRLHGESFTRMVGGLTKRGPTLLLIKDTKGHVFGGFASHGWEVKPQFQGDSRCFLFTVFPQLRVFTATGYNQHFMYLNQNQQTMPNGLGMGGQHGYFGLWLDCDFGHGHSRARPKCTTYGSPQLSGDEDFTIDSMEVWAVGKPPEPEEGDDGEGGKRSILDVDPEVQAMMEMAGKTLHSQGLREPEEDQEQ